A genomic region of Leptolyngbya sp. NIES-2104 contains the following coding sequences:
- a CDS encoding NYN domain-containing protein: MQLVPRPQRRTALSIDQAVPPIPDRPPGSESTRDRVSIFIDGSNLFYAAMQLGLEIDYSKLLSYLVQGRPLLRAYFYTGVDPHNEKQQGFLLWMRRHGYRVITKDLMQNADGSKHANLDVEIAVDMLELAQYCNTMVLLSGDGDLTYVVNTIAYRGVQVEVVSLQSMTSDSLVNIADRYVDLATIKERIQRQEWVAT, encoded by the coding sequence ATGCAACTTGTCCCTCGTCCACAACGTCGGACGGCTTTATCGATCGATCAAGCCGTTCCTCCGATTCCCGATCGACCGCCTGGATCAGAATCGACTCGCGATCGCGTCAGCATTTTCATCGACGGTTCCAACCTGTTTTACGCCGCAATGCAGCTTGGACTCGAAATCGATTACTCGAAATTGTTGAGCTATCTAGTTCAGGGTCGCCCACTGTTAAGAGCATATTTCTACACAGGCGTTGATCCGCACAACGAAAAACAACAAGGCTTTCTCCTGTGGATGCGGCGCCACGGATATCGAGTCATAACTAAAGATTTGATGCAAAATGCAGACGGCTCGAAACACGCCAACCTAGATGTCGAAATCGCTGTCGATATGCTGGAACTAGCACAATACTGCAACACAATGGTACTACTCAGCGGTGATGGCGATTTGACTTACGTAGTAAATACGATCGCTTATCGCGGTGTGCAAGTTGAAGTGGTCAGTCTGCAATCGATGACGAGTGATAGTTTGGTAAATATTGCCGATCGCTATGTTGATCTTGCAACGATCAAGGAACGGATTCAGCGGCAGGAATGGGTCGCGACTTGA
- a CDS encoding alpha/beta fold hydrolase: MTTTDQAKTLPTLEKLTWEWQGHSIQYTVMGTGQPLVLVHGFGASIGHWRKNIPVLADAGYQVFAIDLLGFGGSAKPALNYTVDLWVELLRDFWTANIQRPAVFVGNSIGGLLCMMVLAQQPEIAAGGVLLNPAGGLNHRPEELNPPLRFVMGTFSKLVGSKQFGGWMFDQVRQKHRIRNSLRQVYRDPDAITDELVDLLHEPSCHPGAQQVFASVLMAPPGPRPTELLPQIQVPLLVIWGEADPWTPIAGSKIYQSLVESQPVEFVSIPNTGHCPHDERPEVVNNLIVQWLDRRLGK; the protein is encoded by the coding sequence ATGACGACTACTGATCAAGCAAAAACGCTTCCAACTCTGGAAAAACTGACCTGGGAATGGCAAGGGCATTCGATTCAGTACACGGTGATGGGTACGGGTCAGCCTCTAGTTTTGGTGCATGGGTTTGGGGCATCGATCGGGCATTGGAGAAAAAATATTCCGGTTCTGGCAGACGCTGGTTATCAAGTGTTTGCGATCGACCTTCTCGGTTTTGGTGGCTCTGCAAAACCTGCATTGAATTACACCGTCGATCTGTGGGTGGAATTGCTGCGAGATTTCTGGACTGCGAATATTCAGCGTCCGGCTGTGTTTGTCGGAAACTCGATCGGTGGATTGCTCTGCATGATGGTGTTAGCACAGCAGCCTGAAATTGCCGCAGGAGGTGTACTGCTCAATCCAGCAGGCGGATTAAATCATCGTCCAGAAGAACTCAATCCACCGCTACGGTTTGTGATGGGGACATTTTCTAAGCTGGTTGGTTCTAAGCAGTTTGGGGGCTGGATGTTTGATCAGGTGCGCCAAAAGCATCGAATTCGCAATAGTTTGAGACAGGTCTATCGCGATCCGGATGCAATTACTGATGAATTGGTCGATTTGCTGCATGAGCCGTCTTGCCATCCGGGAGCACAGCAGGTGTTTGCTTCAGTGCTGATGGCTCCTCCGGGACCAAGACCGACGGAGCTTTTACCGCAGATTCAGGTGCCGCTGTTGGTGATTTGGGGAGAAGCTGATCCGTGGACACCGATCGCGGGATCGAAAATTTATCAATCGCTGGTTGAATCTCAGCCTGTCGAATTCGTTTCGATTCCGAATACCGGGCATTGTCCGCACGATGAGCGTCCGGAGGTTGTGAATAACTTGATTGTTCAGTGGCTCGATCGACGGTTGGGGAAATAG
- a CDS encoding SGNH/GDSL hydrolase family protein: MKRLFRLPNLAILLIAALIVSTIVIMIQPRLQTPQVTVQPIDQLYVFGDSLSDVGNVFRATGGQVPAPPYFEGRHSNGKVWVEELASRLNLSGDRVENFAWGGATTGRNGLNQVPGVLAQVETFVQNQKIDPQALFVVWAGANDYLFTTETPTTSIDNLNRSLQSLIQSGAKRLLVANLPDLGQLPATRNTEASQKLSNFAATYNRSLQTTLDQLRKPDLSIAELDVFRLYQTAIKTPDQYGFTNVTNACLGSSANCDRYLFWDGIHPTTAAHKVLGDLAFEQVKTAIR; the protein is encoded by the coding sequence ATGAAGCGACTGTTCCGACTTCCCAATCTGGCGATTCTTCTCATTGCTGCGCTTATTGTTTCCACGATCGTCATCATGATTCAGCCTCGACTACAGACCCCTCAAGTTACCGTTCAGCCGATCGATCAGCTCTATGTCTTCGGAGATAGCTTATCTGATGTGGGCAATGTTTTTCGGGCAACGGGTGGACAAGTTCCCGCACCGCCGTATTTTGAAGGACGACACTCAAACGGAAAAGTTTGGGTGGAAGAGCTTGCTAGTCGGTTAAATCTTTCAGGCGATCGCGTCGAAAATTTCGCTTGGGGTGGAGCGACCACTGGGAGAAATGGCTTGAATCAGGTTCCAGGTGTTCTCGCTCAAGTTGAAACATTCGTGCAGAATCAAAAGATTGATCCTCAAGCTCTCTTTGTCGTCTGGGCAGGTGCAAATGATTACCTTTTCACGACCGAAACACCCACAACCTCGATCGACAATCTCAACCGCTCTCTGCAATCCCTGATTCAATCGGGTGCAAAACGATTGTTAGTTGCAAACTTACCCGATTTGGGACAGCTACCTGCAACCCGTAATACTGAAGCCTCACAGAAACTATCGAACTTTGCAGCGACTTACAATCGATCGCTGCAAACAACACTCGATCAACTCCGAAAACCAGATTTGTCGATCGCAGAACTCGATGTGTTTCGCCTCTATCAAACTGCGATCAAAACTCCAGATCAGTATGGTTTCACAAATGTAACCAATGCCTGTCTGGGATCATCTGCAAACTGCGATCGCTATCTATTTTGGGACGGGATTCATCCGACTACCGCCGCTCACAAAGTATTAGGTGATCTCGCTTTCGAGCAAGTGAAAACCGCAATTCGTTAA
- a CDS encoding tetratricopeptide repeat protein: MSLETNPGDQSASNSSERDTLMPIEASLDLIDSPDADVTEANRLLQQGMELNQRGELQSAIATLQRAHLIFWETGDQQGTKQALEALGLVCYTMGEYAKAIEYSQRSLVLAQRIRHYLSSVKILGTLGNAYRHLADHDKAIEYQQQSLTLAQELRDQRSEMAALNNLGLAYKAANDPQAAIQCERKALEIAQELQDYVATSQILKNLGNAYYALGDFEQAIAYYEQRLTLARQSGDRRLEMQVLRNLGNACNVMGEHENSITYNLKRLEIARVMNDDRTQEQALGSLCVAYEALGQTQSAIQCYEDRLQLARQHQDERLELYILTNLKAAFSMLGDYGKASEYSHQLA; the protein is encoded by the coding sequence ATGAGCCTAGAAACGAACCCCGGAGATCAGTCTGCATCGAACTCCTCGGAGCGCGACACATTAATGCCGATCGAAGCATCTCTCGACTTGATTGATTCTCCTGATGCCGATGTCACCGAGGCGAATCGCCTGTTGCAGCAAGGCATGGAACTCAATCAGCGCGGCGAGCTACAATCGGCGATCGCAACTTTGCAAAGAGCGCATCTCATCTTCTGGGAGACGGGCGATCAGCAGGGAACGAAACAGGCTCTAGAGGCTTTGGGATTGGTTTGTTACACGATGGGCGAATATGCGAAAGCGATCGAGTATTCGCAGCGGAGTTTAGTGTTAGCGCAACGGATTCGGCACTATCTCAGCAGCGTGAAGATTCTTGGGACATTGGGAAATGCGTATCGCCATCTCGCAGATCATGATAAAGCGATCGAGTATCAACAGCAGAGCTTAACTTTGGCGCAAGAACTGCGAGATCAGCGGAGTGAAATGGCAGCTCTGAACAATTTGGGGTTGGCATACAAAGCGGCAAATGATCCACAAGCAGCGATTCAATGTGAGCGGAAAGCTTTAGAAATCGCTCAAGAGCTGCAAGATTATGTGGCAACGAGTCAGATTTTGAAGAATCTTGGTAATGCTTACTATGCGTTAGGCGACTTTGAACAAGCGATCGCCTACTATGAACAGCGGTTAACATTGGCACGTCAGTCAGGCGATCGACGTTTAGAAATGCAGGTGTTAAGGAACTTAGGAAATGCTTGCAATGTGATGGGAGAGCATGAAAATTCGATTACTTACAACTTGAAGCGGTTAGAGATTGCGAGAGTGATGAACGACGATCGAACTCAAGAGCAAGCATTAGGTAGTTTGTGTGTGGCTTACGAAGCTCTGGGACAAACTCAATCTGCAATTCAATGTTATGAAGATCGATTGCAACTCGCTCGACAACATCAAGATGAACGGTTAGAACTCTACATCTTGACTAATCTTAAAGCAGCGTTTTCGATGTTGGGCGATTATGGAAAAGCCAGCGAGTATAGTCATCAACTAGCTTAA